The genomic interval CGGGACCTGACGCCCAAGACCCTGGAATGGGCACGGCGCAAGCTGGCCGCCGAGGGGCGGTCGGCCATCGACAAGCAACTGCCCTGAGGGTCCGGCGGGCCCTCAGGGAGACCCGGTGGGCGGGTGTGCGGAGCAGTACGCCGAGGTGGATGCGGCCGGGGTGCCGGGGAGCGTGTGGGGCGCGCCCCGGTTCCCTCGGCTAGCCTGAGTGACATATGAACCGTTTGACGACCTCACAGGGCGCTTTCGAGCTCGCCCGCTTCCCCGAGCACCCGCGCGACCCCTTCCGTGCGTGGGACGCCGCCGACGAATACCTGCTCCGGCAGCTGACGGACCCCGAGACGGGCCCGGTCGACCTCTCGGGGACGGTCGCGGTCGTGGGGGACCGGTGGGGGGCGCTCGCCACCGCGCTGGCCGCACACCGGCCGGTCCAGATCAGCGACTCCTACCTGGCCCGGCGCGCGACCCTCGCCAACCTCGCCAGGAACGGCGTCGACCAGGACGCGGTCCGGCTGCTCTCCTCGCGCGACACCCCGCCGGACCGGATCGACGTCCTGATCGTCCGGGTGCCCAAGTCCCTGGCGTTCCTGGAGGACCAGCTCCACCGGATCGCCCCCTCCGTCCACTCCGGCACCGTGATCATCGGCACCGGCATGGTCAAGGAGATCCACACCTCCACGCTCAAGCTCTTCGAGCGGATCATCGGCCCGACCCGCACCTCCCTCGCGGTGCGCAAGGCACGGCTCATCTTCTGCACCCCGGACCCCGCTCTGCCGCGTACGCCGAGCCCGTGGCCGTACCGCTACGAGCTGCCCGCCGACGTGGGCCCGGTCGCGGGCCTGACCGCCGTCAACCACGCGGGGATCTTCTGCGCGGAGCGCCTCGACATCGGGACCCGCTTCTTCCTGAAGCACCTGCCCACCCGGTCCGGGGCGGTCCGGGTCGCCGACCTGGGCTGCGGCAACGGGGTCCTCGGGCTCTCCGCCGCCATCGCCAACCCCGACGCGCACCTCACCTTCGTCGACGAGTCCTACGGGGCGGTCGCCTCCGCCGAGGAGACCTACCGGGCCGGTGCGCCCGACGGTGCGAAGGCCGACTTCCTGGTCGGCGACGGTCTCGGCGACCTCGACCCGGGCAGCGTGGACCTGGTGCTGAACAACCCGCCCTTCCACTCGCACACGGCGACCACCGACGCGACGGCCCGCACGATGTTCGCCGGGGCGCGGACCGCCCTGCGCCAGGGCGGCGAGCTCTGGGTCGTGGGCAACCGGCACCTCTCGTACCACACCCACCTGCGCCGGATCTTCGGTAACTGCACCACGGTCGCCGGCGACCCGAAATTCGTGGTGCTGCGCGCAGTCAAGCGCTGACCGCTGGGCCTTTCGTCCGCCGGACGCCCGCCGGCCCTTCCGGATTCTTGCAACACGTTCTACTGTGTGCGCCGCCGCACACGGACGACGCCGAAGCGAGACTCTGGAGGGGCCGTGCACCTCGAATACACGCCTGAGCAGCAGCGGCTGCGTACCGAACTGCGCAGCTACTTCGCGACCCTGGTGCCCGACAACGCCTACGCCCGCTACGCGGAGCCCGCCGCCCAGAAGCGCTTCTACCGCGACACGGTCCGCAGGCTCGGCGCCGACGGCTGGCTGGGGGTCGGCTGGCCGAAGGAGTACGGCGGCCGGGGACTGACCCCGATGGAACAGTTCATCTTCTTCGACGAGGCCGCCCAGGCCGGCGTACCGCTGCCGCTGATGGCCCTGAACACCGTCGGCCCCACGATCATGCGGTTCGGCACCGACGAGCAGAAGGCCCACTTCCTGCCCGGCATCCTGGCCGGGGAGATCGACTTCGCGATCGGCTACAGCGAACCGGACGCCGGCACCGACCTCGCCGCTCTCAAGACCCGCGCCGTCCGCGACGGGGACGAGTACGTCGTCGACGGACAGAAGATCTGGAC from Streptomyces sp. CA-278952 carries:
- a CDS encoding methyltransferase; protein product: MNRLTTSQGAFELARFPEHPRDPFRAWDAADEYLLRQLTDPETGPVDLSGTVAVVGDRWGALATALAAHRPVQISDSYLARRATLANLARNGVDQDAVRLLSSRDTPPDRIDVLIVRVPKSLAFLEDQLHRIAPSVHSGTVIIGTGMVKEIHTSTLKLFERIIGPTRTSLAVRKARLIFCTPDPALPRTPSPWPYRYELPADVGPVAGLTAVNHAGIFCAERLDIGTRFFLKHLPTRSGAVRVADLGCGNGVLGLSAAIANPDAHLTFVDESYGAVASAEETYRAGAPDGAKADFLVGDGLGDLDPGSVDLVLNNPPFHSHTATTDATARTMFAGARTALRQGGELWVVGNRHLSYHTHLRRIFGNCTTVAGDPKFVVLRAVKR